The following proteins come from a genomic window of Lycium ferocissimum isolate CSIRO_LF1 chromosome 4, AGI_CSIRO_Lferr_CH_V1, whole genome shotgun sequence:
- the LOC132052223 gene encoding inositol oxygenase 1-like isoform X1 — translation MTILIEQPHFEIQAEEKKIHDNETELVLDGGFTVPQTNAFGHNFRDYNVESARQGGVENFYRINHLNQTYDYVRRMRAEYAKMDKAEMSIWECCELLNDVVDDSDPDLDEPQIQHLLQSAEAIRKDYPDEDWLHLTALIHDLGKVLLLPSFGELPQWAVVGDTYPVGCAFDDSIVHSKYFRENPDYNNPAYNSKYGVYSEGCGLEKVMMSWGHDDYMYLVAKENGTTLPSAGLFIIRYHSFYALHRSGAYKHLMNEEDKENLKWLHVFNKYDLYSKSKFKVNVEEVKPYYMSLIEKYFPAKLKW, via the exons ATGACTATCCTCATTGAGCAGCCTCACTTTG AGATCCAGGCAGAGGAGAAGAAGATCCATGACAATGAAACGGAATTGGTATTGGATGGTGGATTTACTGTGCCCCAAACCAATGCATTTGGCCATAACTTTAG GGATTACAATGTAGAAAGTGCAAGGCAAGGGGGGGTAGAAAATTTTTACAGGATCAATCACTTGAATCAGACCTATGATTAT GTAAGGAGGATGAGGGCagaatatgcaaaaatggacAAGGCAGAAATGAGTATCTGGGAATGCTGTGAACTACTGAATGATGTGGTTGATGACAGTGACCCTGATTTGGATGAACCTCAAATTCAACACCTGTTACAAAGTGCTGAAGCCATTAGGAAAGACTATCCTGATGAAGATTGGCTCCATTTGACTGCCCTTATTCATG ATCTGGGGAAAGTGCTTCTACTTCCTAGCTTTGGCGAGCTTCCTCAATGGGCTGTTGTTGGTGACACATACCCTGTTGGCTGTGCTTTCGATGACTCTATTGTCCACTCCAAG TACTTTAGGGAAAATCCTGACTACAATAATCCAGCTTACAACTCCAAATATGGAGTTTACTCGGAGGGTTGTGGTCTGGAGAAGGTTATGATGTCATGGGGTCACGATGATTATATGTATTTG GTTGCAAAAGAGAATGGGACAACATTGCCATCAGCTGGTCTTTTCATCATTAGATATCATTCATTTTACG CCCTGCATAGGTCCGGAGCTTACAAGCACCTGATGAACGAGGAAGATAAGGAAAATCTTAAGTGGCTTCATGTTTTTAA CAAGTACGACTTATACAGCAAAAGCAAATTTAAGGTTAACGTGGAAGAGGTCAAACCATACTACATGTCTCTCATTGAAAAG TATTTCCCCGCGAAGCTAAAATGGTGA
- the LOC132052225 gene encoding profilin-1-like has translation MSWQTYVDDHLMCEVEGHHLAAAAILGFDGSVWAQSPAFPQFKPEEIANIMKDFDEPGFLAPTGLFLGGTKYMVIQGEPGAVIRGKKGSGGITIKKTNQALIFGIYEEPVTPGQCNMVVEKIGDYLFDQGY, from the exons ATGTCGTGGCAAACCTACGTGGATGATCACTTGATGTGCGAAGTTGAAGGCCACCACCTCGCCGCCGCGGCTATTCTCGGTTTTGATGGCAGCGTTTGGGCTCAAAGCCCCGCCTTCCCTCAG TTTAAACCAGAGGAAATTGCTAATATCATGAAAGATTTTGATGAACCTGGATTTCTTGCTCCCACTGGGCTATTCCTTGGTGGGACAAAGTACATGGTCATCCAAGGAGAACCTGGTGCTGTCATCCGTGGCAAAAAG GGATCCGGTGGGATAACCATCAAGAAAACAAACCAAGCTCTGATTTTTGGGATCTATGAAGAACCAGTGACTCCAGGACAGTGTAACATGGTtgttgagaaaattggagactACCTCTTTGACCAGGGTTATTGA
- the LOC132052224 gene encoding protein OXIDATIVE STRESS 3-like, with amino-acid sequence MGDSKIQMFQDQWFQCGSNMKNKDHSSWMINEGNNSPSSSSIGESTISNASCSSSLETMDDASSPASCTSSSDGALCDLSTLMAQLPIKRGLSEYYEGKSESFTSLASVKSVEDLPKKETPHSRNMKFYKSSYTSYTLPKPIIFKKASRTSFLSSCYNRKSNSSISRSRPPLIPVQRS; translated from the exons ATGGGTGATAGCAAGATTCAGATGTTTCAAGATCAATGGTTTCAATGTGGTAGTAATATGAAGAATAAAGATCATTCTTCGTGGATGATTAATGAAGGCAATAATAGcccttcttcttcatccattGGAGAATCAACGATATCGAATGCGTCTTGTTCTTCTTCACTAGAAACAATGGATGATGCATCCTCACCTGCTTCATGTACTTCGTCTTCTGATGGGGCTTTGTGTGATTTATCAACCCTTATGGCCCAATTGCCCATCAA GAGAGGGCTTTCAGAGTATTATGAGGGCAAATCGGAGTCATTTACATCTTTGGCAAGCGTGAAAAGTGTAGAAGATCTTCCAAAGAAAGAAACTCCTCATAGTAGGAACATGAAGTTCTACAAGAGTTCTTACACGTCATACACTCTTCCTAAGCCAATCATCTTCAAGAAAGCTTCGAGGACTTCATTTTTATCATCATGTTATAATAGAAAGTCAAATTCTTCTATCAGCCGGAGCAGACCCCCTCTAATTCCTGTACAAAGAAGTTAA
- the LOC132052223 gene encoding inositol oxygenase 1-like isoform X2: MTILIEQPHFEIQAEEKKIHDNETELVLDGGFTVPQTNAFGHNFRDYNVESARQGGVENFYRINHLNQTYDYVRRMRAEYAKMDKAEMSIWECCELLNDVVDDSDPDLDEPQIQHLLQSAEAIRKDYPDEDWLHLTALIHDLGKVLLLPSFGELPQWAVVGDTYPVGCAFDDSIVHSKYFRENPDYNNPAYNSKYGVYSEGCGLEKVMMSWGHDDYMYLVAKENGTTLPSAGLFIIRYHSFYASTTYTAKANLRLTWKRSNHTTCLSLKSISPRS; encoded by the exons ATGACTATCCTCATTGAGCAGCCTCACTTTG AGATCCAGGCAGAGGAGAAGAAGATCCATGACAATGAAACGGAATTGGTATTGGATGGTGGATTTACTGTGCCCCAAACCAATGCATTTGGCCATAACTTTAG GGATTACAATGTAGAAAGTGCAAGGCAAGGGGGGGTAGAAAATTTTTACAGGATCAATCACTTGAATCAGACCTATGATTAT GTAAGGAGGATGAGGGCagaatatgcaaaaatggacAAGGCAGAAATGAGTATCTGGGAATGCTGTGAACTACTGAATGATGTGGTTGATGACAGTGACCCTGATTTGGATGAACCTCAAATTCAACACCTGTTACAAAGTGCTGAAGCCATTAGGAAAGACTATCCTGATGAAGATTGGCTCCATTTGACTGCCCTTATTCATG ATCTGGGGAAAGTGCTTCTACTTCCTAGCTTTGGCGAGCTTCCTCAATGGGCTGTTGTTGGTGACACATACCCTGTTGGCTGTGCTTTCGATGACTCTATTGTCCACTCCAAG TACTTTAGGGAAAATCCTGACTACAATAATCCAGCTTACAACTCCAAATATGGAGTTTACTCGGAGGGTTGTGGTCTGGAGAAGGTTATGATGTCATGGGGTCACGATGATTATATGTATTTG GTTGCAAAAGAGAATGGGACAACATTGCCATCAGCTGGTCTTTTCATCATTAGATATCATTCATTTTACG CAAGTACGACTTATACAGCAAAAGCAAATTTAAGGTTAACGTGGAAGAGGTCAAACCATACTACATGTCTCTCATTGAAAAG TATTTCCCCGCGAAGCTAA